A genomic region of Dactylococcopsis salina PCC 8305 contains the following coding sequences:
- a CDS encoding FIST signal transduction protein → MTEQIQWVNAISTRLSLESAISEVTDRIKKQLSGSPDLGFLFISSAYASEYPRLLPLIQEKLPISVLIGSGGGGIIGIDEENQAQEIEGNPALSLTVAHLPGVNVQGFHISAEEIPDLDSGAKAWTNLTGVSPEQEPDFILLADPFFSKVNDLLEGLDFAYPQGKKVGGLASAMAMGMQTGLFYQNGTENTELLRGGMVGVALSGNIKVDTIVAQGCRPVGPQFQITKGERNVLAEVAMVGENGAEAGKPPLQALRELMNELSPDDQQLAQDSLFLGIARSEFKLELQEGDFLIRNLLGIDPKVGAIAVGDKLRPGQRIQFHLRDGNTSAEDLEVLLEKYQREEKNNSAVGALLFSCLGRGKELYGKPNFDSELFRRYVGEIPLGGFFCNGEIGPVGSETFLHGYTSSFAIFRPTAMT, encoded by the coding sequence ATGACTGAGCAAATACAATGGGTAAACGCGATCTCAACTCGTCTCTCTCTAGAAAGTGCGATTTCGGAAGTGACCGATCGCATCAAAAAACAGTTATCTGGTTCTCCTGATCTGGGATTTTTGTTCATTTCTTCAGCTTACGCCAGCGAATATCCTCGTTTATTGCCTTTAATCCAAGAAAAACTCCCGATTTCGGTTTTAATTGGTAGTGGAGGCGGTGGCATTATTGGGATTGATGAGGAAAATCAAGCGCAAGAAATTGAAGGGAATCCTGCTTTGAGTCTCACTGTCGCTCATTTACCAGGGGTGAACGTACAAGGATTTCATATTAGCGCGGAGGAAATTCCTGATTTGGACAGTGGAGCGAAGGCTTGGACAAATTTAACAGGAGTTTCTCCAGAACAAGAGCCTGATTTCATTTTACTGGCTGATCCTTTTTTTTCAAAGGTCAATGATTTACTAGAAGGGCTAGATTTTGCTTACCCACAAGGGAAAAAAGTCGGCGGTTTAGCCAGTGCCATGGCGATGGGAATGCAAACGGGTTTGTTCTATCAAAATGGTACAGAAAACACGGAATTGTTGCGAGGGGGAATGGTTGGGGTAGCATTAAGCGGCAATATAAAAGTTGATACAATTGTCGCTCAAGGGTGTCGTCCAGTGGGGCCTCAATTTCAGATTACAAAAGGGGAACGCAATGTTCTTGCAGAAGTGGCAATGGTGGGAGAAAATGGTGCAGAAGCAGGGAAACCTCCGTTACAAGCCTTACGAGAGTTGATGAACGAGTTAAGTCCTGATGATCAACAGTTGGCTCAAGATTCATTGTTTTTAGGCATTGCTCGCAGTGAATTTAAGTTAGAGTTACAAGAGGGCGATTTCCTGATTCGGAATTTATTGGGGATTGATCCTAAAGTTGGCGCGATCGCAGTGGGAGATAAATTACGACCTGGACAGCGGATTCAGTTTCATCTCCGTGATGGTAATACGTCTGCTGAAGATTTAGAGGTACTTTTAGAAAAGTATCAACGGGAGGAAAAGAATAATTCTGCTGTGGGAGCGTTACTTTTTTCTTGTTTAGGACGGGGTAAAGAGTTGTATGGAAAACCGAATTTTGATTCGGAGTTATTTCGTCGCTATGTGGGAGAAATTCCTCTCGGTGGCTTTTTCTGTAATGGGGAAATTGGTCCGGTAGGTAGTGAAACGTTTTTACATGGTTATACCTCTTCTTTTGCTATCTTTAGACCAACAGCCATGACGTAG
- a CDS encoding Uma2 family endonuclease: protein MISATTSQQLLTFEEFLQWKPEHQHYELHEGKIITMQPTGKHEEIVEFLQRELTIEARNQNYPYRFPKNALIKPKDRESGYLPDVLVISLVGWVKLPRNPTPKIGEK from the coding sequence ATGATTTCTGCTACAACTTCACAACAATTATTAACGTTTGAAGAGTTTTTGCAATGGAAACCAGAGCATCAACATTACGAACTCCATGAGGGAAAAATTATTACCATGCAACCCACAGGAAAACATGAGGAAATTGTGGAGTTTTTGCAAAGGGAATTAACGATCGAAGCGCGAAATCAAAACTATCCTTATCGTTTCCCAAAAAACGCACTGATTAAACCCAAAGATAGAGAAAGTGGTTATTTACCTGATGTTTTAGTCATCTCTCTCGTAGGTTGGGTGAAGCTACCGCGTAACCCAACCCCTAAAATTGGGGAAAAATAG
- a CDS encoding IS630 family transposase produces the protein MRFIRDLNPETQSLLTRISCQSKSLQVRNRAKCILLSSQKFTIDQLKVIFNVDRKTIYNWLTRWEDQNLKGLYNQKGVGRKPKLSQEQKEQVKTWVKENPKSLNQVQNKIQKEWGIEISKDTIKRIIKKLNMLWKRMKRGISKSPYEWELEVKLPRLEELKKQAQKGDIAIKYLDESGFSLKPDVPYAWQEKGERITLKSCQSKRISVLGLMDCDYHLDYEIYQGTIKSDTVIKFLDKISENLTKVTVVVLDQASIHTSDEFVEKLEEWRAKKLEIFWLPPYSPKYNLIEILWRFIKYEWIEVSAYDSWKNLIKYLEKVLDNFGAEYAIHFA, from the coding sequence ATGAGATTTATTAGAGACTTAAATCCAGAAACACAGAGCCTTCTTACAAGAATTAGTTGTCAAAGTAAATCCCTTCAAGTAAGAAATCGGGCTAAATGTATTTTGTTGAGTTCCCAGAAATTTACAATTGACCAGTTAAAGGTAATCTTTAACGTCGATCGAAAAACCATATATAACTGGTTAACGCGATGGGAAGATCAAAATCTTAAGGGCCTATATAATCAAAAAGGTGTGGGGAGAAAACCCAAATTAAGTCAAGAGCAAAAAGAACAAGTCAAAACTTGGGTAAAGGAAAATCCAAAGTCTCTCAATCAAGTTCAAAATAAAATTCAAAAAGAATGGGGGATTGAGATTAGTAAAGATACGATAAAAAGAATTATAAAGAAGTTGAATATGCTCTGGAAAAGGATGAAGAGAGGAATCAGTAAAAGCCCATATGAATGGGAATTAGAGGTAAAACTACCTCGGTTGGAAGAATTAAAAAAGCAAGCTCAAAAAGGAGATATTGCAATCAAATACTTAGATGAAAGTGGATTTTCTCTCAAGCCTGATGTTCCCTATGCGTGGCAGGAGAAAGGAGAAAGAATAACTTTGAAAAGCTGTCAAAGTAAGAGAATAAGTGTCTTGGGGTTAATGGATTGTGATTATCATTTAGATTACGAAATATATCAAGGGACAATTAAAAGTGATACCGTTATTAAGTTTTTAGATAAAATTAGTGAAAACTTAACGAAAGTTACCGTAGTAGTTCTCGATCAAGCATCAATTCACACGAGCGATGAATTTGTAGAAAAACTGGAAGAATGGAGAGCAAAAAAATTGGAAATTTTCTGGTTACCCCCTTATTCTCCTAAATATAACTTAATCGAAATTCTCTGGAGATTTATCAAATATGAGTGGATTGAAGTTTCAGCTTACGACAGTTGGAAGAATCTTATTAAATACCTAGAAAAAGTGTTGGATAATTTTGGAGCTGAGTATGCAATTCATTTTGCATAG
- the psb29 gene encoding photosystem II biogenesis protein Psp29, producing the protein MDTLRTLSETKRTFYTQHTRPLNSIYRRVIEELLVEMHLLSVNTDFKYDPIYALGVTTVFDTFMQGYQPEKEKESIFNAICQAVENDPQKYRQDAEKLKSIAANHSGEEVTACLSELKPLDGAEELTKVLQEIKNNSRFKYSRLFIIGLYTILETANPDLVTDDKKREEVLQKCCQGLGLPKEKVDKDLDLYRSNLEKMEQARSVLEDAIKADRKQRERRQQQQKSSEVELEKKEENTEA; encoded by the coding sequence GTGGATACTCTTCGCACCCTTTCCGAAACCAAACGCACCTTTTATACTCAGCATACTCGCCCCCTAAACTCTATTTATCGGCGAGTGATTGAAGAATTGTTAGTGGAAATGCACCTGTTATCGGTGAATACTGATTTTAAGTATGATCCGATTTATGCTTTGGGTGTCACTACCGTTTTTGATACCTTTATGCAAGGCTATCAACCAGAAAAAGAGAAAGAATCGATTTTTAATGCCATTTGTCAAGCGGTTGAAAATGATCCCCAAAAGTATCGACAAGATGCAGAAAAGCTAAAATCGATCGCAGCCAATCACTCTGGGGAAGAAGTGACTGCTTGTTTGAGTGAGTTAAAACCCCTAGATGGTGCAGAAGAATTAACGAAAGTTTTACAGGAAATTAAAAATAATTCTCGGTTTAAGTATAGCCGTTTATTTATTATTGGACTTTATACAATTTTAGAAACGGCGAATCCCGATTTAGTCACTGATGACAAAAAACGAGAAGAAGTTTTACAAAAATGTTGTCAAGGTTTGGGTTTACCGAAAGAAAAAGTGGATAAGGATTTAGACCTTTATCGCAGTAATTTAGAAAAAATGGAACAAGCTCGATCGGTGCTGGAAGATGCGATTAAAGCCGATCGCAAGCAAAGAGAAAGACGACAACAGCAACAAAAAAGTTCCGAAGTGGAATTAGAGAAAAAGGAAGAAAACACAGAAGCATAG
- a CDS encoding serine hydrolase: MLVVRLMILAVGTGAIAGTILSFINPEKYVSQPSPPATEITKPVGESPPSPPPPPVLPLDQEAMTLKQTLQRLGSEQSQLNPGAFIVDLDSGEYVSLQGEKAFSAASMIKVPILIAFFHAWDEGKLKLDERLTMTEEVKAGGSGNMQYEAVGTEYLALETAAKMIIISDNTATNMIIKRLGGKEALNQLFAEWGLEQTRLRNPLPDLEGTNTTSPKELVELLAKLNQGKLVSARSRDPIFRIMRETKTRTLLPQGLGEGASIAHKTGDIGSLVGDVGIIDRPSGKRYLAAIMVERPHNDRAANELIRQFSRETYQYFQNREQNSFIE; encoded by the coding sequence ATGTTAGTGGTGCGGTTAATGATTTTAGCAGTGGGAACAGGGGCGATCGCTGGAACAATCTTATCATTTATCAATCCAGAGAAATATGTCTCGCAACCGTCCCCTCCAGCGACAGAAATAACCAAACCAGTGGGGGAATCTCCTCCATCACCCCCACCTCCCCCAGTTTTACCTTTAGATCAAGAAGCGATGACCTTAAAGCAAACCTTACAACGTCTGGGGAGTGAACAATCTCAACTGAATCCAGGTGCGTTTATTGTCGATTTAGATAGTGGGGAATATGTGAGTTTACAAGGGGAGAAAGCGTTTTCGGCGGCGAGTATGATTAAAGTGCCAATTTTAATCGCGTTTTTTCACGCTTGGGATGAGGGAAAACTAAAGTTAGATGAACGTTTGACGATGACGGAAGAAGTGAAAGCGGGTGGTTCGGGAAATATGCAGTATGAAGCAGTGGGAACGGAATATTTGGCGTTGGAAACCGCAGCGAAAATGATCATTATTAGCGATAATACGGCGACGAATATGATTATTAAGCGCTTGGGGGGAAAAGAGGCTTTAAATCAGTTATTTGCAGAATGGGGATTAGAACAGACTCGCCTTCGTAACCCGTTACCCGATTTAGAAGGAACAAATACCACCAGTCCGAAAGAGTTGGTAGAATTGTTGGCGAAATTAAATCAAGGGAAGTTGGTTTCTGCTCGATCGCGCGATCCAATCTTTCGTATTATGCGGGAAACGAAGACGAGAACCCTGCTTCCTCAAGGGTTAGGGGAGGGAGCAAGCATTGCTCATAAAACAGGGGATATTGGCTCATTAGTGGGGGATGTGGGGATTATCGATCGACCCAGTGGGAAACGTTATTTAGCCGCGATTATGGTAGAACGTCCTCACAACGATCGCGCCGCCAATGAGTTAATCCGTCAATTTTCCCGCGAAACCTATCAATATTTCCAGAATCGAGAACAAAACTCGTTCATTGAATAA
- the larC gene encoding nickel pincer cofactor biosynthesis protein LarC, with protein MTKVVYFDCPTGIAGDMCLGALVDAGFPMDYLTSELKRLGLSSEYQLSADSVSHNGQVATKVEVTVSSTHPPHRHLPDIEALIKNANLPNQVERWSIAVFKQLAIAEGKVHGVSPDQVHFHEVGATDAIVDIVGTCLGLHWLGIETIYCSAFPTGGGTVKASHGELPVPVPAVIKLWESRNVPIYSNGINKELVTPTGAALMVTLATRFGRFPEMTVEKVGLGGGNRRLSLPNILRLWVGESIEQESLETVAVLETQIDDVSPQVLAYCCDLLFNVGALDVFTQGVTMKKSRLGTLVTVICPVAKVPDCEEILFRETSTIGIRRQFQQRNALKREIQEVETGFGKVRVKVAFFRDKVINRQPEYEDCLKLAQKHKIPLLEVQKAVLNQ; from the coding sequence ATGACAAAAGTTGTATATTTTGATTGTCCAACGGGAATCGCAGGTGATATGTGTTTAGGGGCTTTAGTTGATGCTGGTTTCCCTATGGATTATCTCACGTCTGAGCTTAAACGATTAGGATTAAGTTCAGAATATCAATTATCTGCTGACTCAGTTTCCCATAATGGACAAGTCGCGACAAAGGTTGAGGTGACAGTTTCTTCCACTCATCCCCCTCATCGTCATCTCCCCGATATTGAAGCCTTGATTAAAAATGCTAATCTTCCTAATCAAGTGGAAAGATGGAGTATCGCCGTTTTTAAACAGCTTGCCATAGCAGAGGGAAAGGTGCATGGGGTTTCCCCTGATCAAGTCCATTTCCATGAGGTTGGCGCAACGGATGCGATCGTAGATATTGTCGGAACTTGTTTGGGATTACATTGGTTAGGGATAGAAACCATTTATTGTTCTGCGTTTCCTACGGGTGGGGGAACAGTTAAAGCCTCTCATGGAGAGTTACCTGTTCCAGTTCCAGCGGTGATCAAGTTATGGGAATCTCGTAATGTTCCGATTTATAGTAATGGCATCAATAAAGAGTTAGTGACTCCTACTGGTGCGGCTTTAATGGTAACATTGGCGACAAGATTTGGCAGGTTTCCAGAGATGACAGTGGAAAAAGTGGGGTTAGGTGGGGGAAATCGACGTTTATCGCTTCCGAATATTCTACGGTTATGGGTGGGAGAATCGATCGAACAGGAGAGTTTAGAAACGGTGGCGGTATTAGAGACACAGATTGATGATGTTTCGCCGCAAGTTTTAGCTTACTGTTGCGATTTGCTGTTTAATGTTGGTGCGTTAGATGTGTTTACTCAAGGGGTGACGATGAAAAAGTCTCGTTTGGGAACGTTGGTGACAGTAATTTGTCCTGTGGCGAAAGTTCCAGACTGTGAGGAGATTTTATTTCGAGAAACAAGCACGATCGGGATTCGTCGTCAATTTCAGCAGCGCAATGCTCTAAAACGAGAAATCCAAGAAGTAGAAACGGGTTTTGGAAAAGTCAGAGTAAAGGTTGCTTTTTTTCGGGATAAAGTTATTAATAGACAACCCGAATATGAGGATTGTTTAAAATTAGCTCAAAAACATAAAATCCCGTTATTAGAAGTACAAAAAGCCGTTTTGAATCAGTAG
- a CDS encoding endonuclease MutS2: MIEAETLSLLEWQRLGEHLATFTSTKLGARVARNLPIPDHRETSLTLLTETKEVYQLEANLTTGWKFEGIYDFGSALERAEYKGILTGETLLQIATTLVAMRRLRRVIDGLEASPRLKALISQVRTYPELEKEINRCLDDKGKVTERASPKLAEIRQKIKERRDRIYQKLQNIIQQQGGAIQEPVITQRNDRFVLPVKAGQKESIRGIVHDSSSTGATLYIEPNSVVELGNQQRQYIRQEQREEERVLQVLTEQVATVKEDLELLLAVATKLDLATARSRYSLWLEANPPRFVEGNSNEPITLRRLRHPLLVWQQHHEQGTPVVPIDVQINPETRVVAITGPNTGGKTVTLKTVGLAALMAKVGLFVPAKEPVEIPWFDKILADIGDEQSIEQNLSTFSGHIRRITRIIDSLQPSDSEIQPCLILLDEVGAGTDPAEGSAIAIALLKYLAQQVRLTIATTHYGELKALKYQDERFENASVEFNDETLSPTYRLLWGIPGRSNALTIARRLGLAGEILDMAKNRIGGGSEDINQVIAGLENQRREQEEKAQEARQLLEQAEKFYQEVSSRAQALEARETELKRSQEQAVNQAISEAKQEIAQVIKQLQKGEKTGQEAQKATASVNEIASRHRPQIEPPKPKPNYQPQIGEKVRLSQFNQTGEVLTAPNADGKLTIRLGTMKMSVSLADIESLDGIKPEVPQKQKSSNSSQKKPANNAPTVRTEQNTLDLRGYRVNHAESQLEEAIRSQNTGALWIIHGKGTGKLRQGVQEFLKQHPQIDRFETAPQNEGGNGVTIAYLK, from the coding sequence TTGATAGAAGCAGAAACTCTCTCCCTGTTAGAATGGCAACGCTTAGGTGAGCATCTCGCTACCTTCACCAGTACCAAGTTAGGCGCAAGAGTGGCGCGGAATCTTCCCATCCCAGATCACCGTGAAACGAGCTTAACTCTCCTTACAGAAACGAAAGAAGTTTATCAACTAGAAGCAAATCTGACGACGGGATGGAAGTTTGAGGGAATTTATGATTTTGGCTCGGCGTTAGAACGTGCCGAATATAAGGGAATTTTAACAGGAGAAACCCTGTTACAGATTGCGACAACTTTAGTGGCAATGCGACGGTTACGACGGGTGATTGATGGGTTGGAAGCGTCACCGCGTCTCAAGGCGTTAATTTCCCAAGTGCGGACTTATCCAGAATTAGAAAAGGAAATTAATCGTTGTTTGGATGATAAGGGAAAAGTTACGGAAAGAGCAAGTCCCAAGTTAGCAGAAATTCGTCAGAAAATTAAAGAACGGCGCGATCGCATCTATCAGAAGCTCCAAAACATTATCCAACAACAAGGGGGCGCAATTCAAGAACCAGTGATTACTCAGCGTAACGATCGATTCGTGCTTCCTGTGAAAGCTGGACAGAAAGAGTCGATTCGCGGTATTGTCCATGATAGCTCTAGCACTGGAGCAACCCTTTATATTGAACCGAATTCGGTTGTGGAATTGGGAAACCAACAGCGCCAATATATCCGTCAAGAACAACGGGAAGAAGAGCGCGTTTTACAAGTGTTGACGGAACAAGTGGCGACAGTAAAAGAAGATTTAGAATTACTGTTGGCGGTAGCGACAAAATTAGACCTCGCAACGGCTCGATCGCGCTATAGTTTATGGTTAGAAGCCAATCCCCCTCGCTTTGTGGAAGGAAACAGCAACGAACCGATTACCCTGCGTCGGTTGCGTCACCCGCTACTGGTTTGGCAACAGCATCACGAACAAGGGACACCAGTTGTTCCCATTGATGTCCAGATTAATCCTGAAACTCGTGTTGTTGCGATCACCGGACCGAATACAGGGGGAAAAACCGTCACCCTGAAAACAGTGGGATTAGCCGCCCTGATGGCAAAAGTGGGGTTATTTGTTCCGGCAAAAGAACCTGTAGAAATTCCCTGGTTTGACAAGATTTTAGCGGATATTGGAGACGAGCAGTCGATCGAGCAGAATCTTTCTACCTTTTCTGGACATATTCGTCGGATTACTCGCATTATCGACAGCTTACAACCGTCTGATTCTGAGATTCAACCCTGTTTAATTTTATTAGACGAAGTGGGGGCTGGCACTGATCCCGCCGAAGGAAGCGCGATCGCGATCGCGCTATTAAAATACCTAGCGCAACAAGTTCGCTTGACGATCGCCACCACCCACTATGGAGAACTCAAAGCCTTAAAATACCAAGACGAACGCTTTGAAAACGCCTCCGTCGAATTTAACGACGAAACCCTCTCCCCCACCTATCGCCTGTTATGGGGCATTCCCGGACGCTCTAACGCCCTAACGATTGCGCGTCGGTTAGGATTAGCAGGAGAAATCCTCGACATGGCGAAAAACCGTATAGGAGGAGGTTCTGAAGATATTAATCAAGTAATCGCAGGACTAGAAAATCAACGCCGTGAACAAGAAGAAAAAGCCCAAGAAGCCCGTCAACTGCTCGAACAAGCAGAGAAATTCTATCAAGAAGTCTCTAGTCGCGCCCAAGCCTTAGAAGCGCGAGAAACAGAATTAAAACGCTCTCAGGAACAAGCCGTTAACCAAGCCATTTCCGAAGCCAAACAAGAAATCGCCCAAGTGATCAAACAATTGCAAAAAGGCGAAAAAACGGGACAAGAAGCGCAAAAAGCCACAGCCAGCGTCAATGAAATCGCCAGCCGTCATCGTCCGCAAATTGAACCCCCGAAACCCAAACCCAACTATCAGCCACAAATTGGGGAAAAAGTGCGCCTCAGTCAGTTTAATCAAACAGGAGAAGTTTTAACCGCACCGAACGCAGACGGAAAATTAACCATCCGTTTAGGAACAATGAAAATGAGCGTTTCTCTCGCTGATATTGAATCTTTAGACGGAATCAAACCCGAAGTTCCACAAAAGCAAAAATCCTCTAATTCCTCCCAGAAAAAACCAGCAAACAACGCCCCCACCGTTCGCACTGAACAAAATACCTTAGACCTTCGCGGTTATCGAGTCAACCACGCCGAAAGTCAATTAGAAGAGGCAATTCGTTCTCAAAATACGGGTGCTTTGTGGATTATTCACGGGAAAGGAACAGGAAAATTGCGTCAGGGAGTCCAAGAATTTCTGAAACAGCATCCCCAAATCGATCGTTTTGAAACCGCACCGCAAAATGAAGGAGGAAATGGCGTAACTATCGCCTATCTCAAGTAG
- a CDS encoding RNA methyltransferase, with protein sequence MATSSLENIRVVLIEPAGELNIGSIARVMKNMGLETLLIVNPRCDPYSFSARQMAVHGGDVLARAKIVNSLPEALVGCQQAVATTARDRALSLSLQPPKQILPQLLNVPSALIFGREDSGLTNEEITHAQHCLYLPTASTYPSLNLATAVAICAYELQKLVTTPTENFDSSSPDTATLEALEGYYQHLEQVLLKIGFLYPHTASARMQKFRQIFNRANLTPEELALLRGILRQTEWAINNPDDVVNEEE encoded by the coding sequence ATGGCTACTTCTTCCTTAGAGAACATTCGCGTTGTATTAATAGAACCAGCAGGAGAGTTAAATATCGGTTCGATCGCGCGGGTGATGAAAAATATGGGATTAGAAACCCTGCTGATCGTCAATCCTCGATGTGATCCTTATAGTTTTTCAGCGCGACAAATGGCAGTTCATGGCGGTGATGTTTTAGCGAGGGCAAAAATTGTTAATTCTCTCCCAGAAGCGTTAGTGGGATGTCAACAAGCCGTTGCGACCACCGCACGCGATCGCGCCCTTTCTCTTTCCTTACAACCCCCCAAACAAATTCTTCCCCAACTGCTAAACGTTCCCTCCGCCCTAATTTTTGGACGAGAAGACAGTGGTTTAACCAACGAAGAAATTACCCACGCCCAACATTGTCTCTATCTTCCCACAGCTTCCACCTATCCTTCCCTCAATTTAGCAACGGCGGTGGCAATTTGTGCCTACGAATTACAAAAACTGGTAACTACCCCAACGGAAAATTTTGATTCCTCCTCCCCAGACACCGCTACTTTAGAAGCATTAGAAGGATACTATCAACATTTAGAACAAGTGTTGTTGAAAATTGGCTTTCTCTATCCTCACACCGCAAGCGCACGGATGCAAAAGTTCCGTCAGATTTTTAATCGTGCTAATCTAACCCCAGAAGAATTAGCCCTTTTACGAGGGATTTTAAGACAGACGGAATGGGCTATCAATAATCCTGATGATGTGGTGAATGAGGAGGAGTAA
- a CDS encoding phosphoribulokinase, producing MAERRIILGIVGDSAAGKTTLTKGIAKILGEENVTVICTDDYHRYDRDQRKETGISALHPDCNYLDVMQQHIALLRGGQPILKPIYNHDTGKFDPPEYIQPKKFVILEGLLGYYTRACRDAFDVKVYLAPPESLRETWKVKRDTRKRGYTDHQVLEALRKREPDSEAFIRPQREWADVVVSFYPPEDHSEESNGNLNVRLVLRPTIPHPDLVRLFETQPENGAVALELDRDMGKPVDVLEIQGNATKEQVIDMEKVLCTEVPYLADFCRIDSEIEIGKVIGTTGETIQSYPLALTQLLVTYHMLKASYSYQVK from the coding sequence ATGGCTGAACGTCGCATTATTTTGGGTATTGTCGGTGATAGTGCTGCTGGAAAAACCACTCTTACCAAAGGGATCGCTAAAATTTTGGGGGAAGAGAATGTTACAGTAATCTGTACTGATGATTATCACCGCTACGATCGAGATCAACGGAAAGAAACGGGAATCAGTGCGCTTCACCCTGACTGTAACTATCTCGATGTGATGCAACAGCATATTGCGTTATTACGAGGCGGCCAACCGATTCTCAAACCAATTTATAATCACGATACGGGAAAGTTTGATCCGCCAGAGTATATTCAACCGAAAAAATTTGTTATTCTCGAAGGTTTGCTTGGCTATTACACTCGCGCTTGTCGGGATGCGTTTGATGTGAAAGTCTATCTTGCGCCTCCTGAATCTTTACGAGAAACATGGAAGGTGAAACGAGACACTCGTAAACGCGGCTATACAGATCATCAAGTTTTAGAAGCGTTGAGAAAGCGTGAACCAGACTCCGAAGCATTTATTCGCCCGCAACGGGAATGGGCGGATGTTGTGGTGAGTTTCTATCCCCCAGAAGATCATTCTGAAGAAAGCAATGGTAATCTTAATGTGCGTCTCGTTTTAAGACCAACGATTCCTCACCCTGACTTGGTGCGCTTGTTTGAAACTCAACCTGAAAACGGCGCAGTGGCACTAGAATTAGATCGGGATATGGGGAAACCTGTTGATGTTTTAGAAATTCAGGGAAATGCAACGAAAGAACAAGTGATTGATATGGAGAAAGTTCTCTGTACAGAAGTTCCCTATTTAGCCGATTTTTGTCGCATTGATAGTGAAATTGAAATTGGTAAGGTTATTGGAACGACTGGAGAAACCATCCAAAGTTATCCTCTAGCGTTGACCCAATTACTGGTAACTTATCATATGCTCAAAGCCTCTTATAGTTATCAAGTGAAATAG
- a CDS encoding L-threonylcarbamoyladenylate synthase has product MATVYSIHPETPQVRVLETVSQALKDGAIMLYPTDTVYAIGCDLNAKSAVEKVRSLKRMSNEKPLTFLCSSLSNIADYARVSDPAYRLMKRLIPGPYTFLLPATKSVPRLVMNPKRKTTGIRVPHHNLCQGILESLGNPIISTSAYLPDDMGDLPTLGYEKARLFDVLDKLVDIILDDGSELQTEVSTILDLTEDEPQIIREGLGMENLIAITD; this is encoded by the coding sequence ATGGCTACTGTTTATTCTATTCATCCAGAAACGCCTCAAGTTCGTGTGCTAGAAACAGTTTCTCAAGCGCTGAAAGATGGGGCGATTATGTTATATCCTACGGATACAGTTTACGCGATCGGGTGCGACTTAAACGCAAAATCGGCGGTGGAAAAAGTCCGTTCCCTAAAACGGATGAGTAATGAGAAACCGTTAACTTTTCTGTGTTCCTCTTTATCGAATATTGCGGATTATGCGCGAGTTAGCGATCCCGCTTATCGTCTGATGAAACGTTTAATCCCCGGACCTTATACCTTTTTATTACCTGCGACAAAATCAGTGCCGCGTTTAGTAATGAATCCCAAACGAAAAACTACAGGGATTCGTGTTCCTCATCATAACTTGTGTCAAGGGATTTTAGAGAGTCTAGGGAATCCGATCATCTCTACTTCTGCTTATCTTCCCGATGACATGGGAGATTTACCGACGTTGGGTTATGAAAAAGCACGTTTATTTGATGTTTTGGATAAGTTAGTCGATATTATTCTCGATGATGGGTCAGAATTACAAACCGAAGTTTCGACAATTCTTGATCTAACGGAAGATGAACCACAAATTATTCGTGAGGGTTTAGGCATGGAAAACTTGATTGCAATTACTGATTGA